The genomic window GTGACGACCTGGGCGGTCTTCTGGTCGGCGAACGCCAGCCACGAGGCCAGGCGGGGGTCGAGCTCGCTCTCGTCGGCGACGTCGTGCGGCACGTGCTGCAGCGACGTCGACGTGCCGGCGGAGATGCTCGCCGCACCGAGCTCCTCGAGCGCCTCGAGCTTCGCCCACGCGCCGGCGAGGTCGCCGCGCCAGATGTTGCGTCCGTCGATCACGCCGCCGACGAGCGTCTTGGTCGCGAGGCCCTCAGCGGCCGCAGGCACCGAACCGCGCGTGAGGTCGATCGCGAGCGCCTCGACCGGAGCGGCGGCGAGCGCCGCCCAGGCCTCGGCCGACAGCTGTGCATAGCCGGCCGTCACGAGGATCGAGGGGCGGTCGGCCGCTCCGCCGAGCGCGGCGTAGGCGCGCGAAGCAGCCTCCGCCAGCGACGCAGCCGTCGCGGGGAGGCTCTCGCTCACGAGGGCGGGCTCGTCGAGCTGCACCCACTCGGCACCGGCGGCGCGCAGCGAGGCGAGGAGCTCGGCGTACACGGGCAGCAGGTCGTCCAGACGGCTGAGCGGGTCGAACCCTTCCGGTGCGGCATCCGTCGCCTTCGCGAGGGCGAGGAGCGTGACCGGGCCCACGACGACCGGGCGGACCGTGAAGCCGTCGGCCTTCGCCTCGGCGACCTGGCGGGCGAAGCGGTCGCTCGACAGCGCGAAGGACGTCTCGGGGCCGATCTCGGGCACGAGGTAGTGGTAGTTCGTGTCGAACCACTTCGTCATCTCGAGCGGGGCGTTCTCGCCCGCGCCGCGTGCAGCGGTGAAGGAGGCGCCGAGTCCGACGGTGCCGTCCTCGTCACGGAGATCGGCGAACCGCTCGGGCAGCGCGCCGACGGCGACGGCCGCGTCGAGCACCTGGTCGTAGTACGAGAACGACTCGGGGATCGACGAGTCCGTGCGACCGAGGCCGAGCTCGGCCAGGCGCTCACGCGTCGCACGGCGGAGGTCGGCCGCGGTCGCCTCGAGGGTGGCTTCGTCGGAACGTCCTGCCCAGTGCGACTCGACGGCGCGCTTGAGCTCGCGGCGACGTCCGATGCGGGGGTAGCCGAGGATCGTTCCGCGGGGGAAGTCGGGGGTGTTTTCGGTCATCGTGCGGCTTCCTTCTCGAGGGGGTGGGTGAGGATTCCGGCGTCGCGGAGGACCGCGAGCACCGTCTCATGGCTGTTGAACGCGTACAGATGGACCCCCGGTGCACCGCCGGCGACGACGTCGCGGGCCAATTCGGCCGCGTACTCGATGCCGAGCGCACGCTGGCCCTCCGGGGTGGGCTCGACCTCGAGTGCGATGGCGAGCTCGGCGGGCAGCTCCTCGCCGCTGAGCTCGAGCACGCGACGAAGACGCGAGGGCGAGGTGATCGGCATGATGCCGGGGAGGATCGGGATGCTCACGCCTGCCTCGCGCGAGCGCTGCACGAAGGCGAGATAGTCGTCGGCGTGGAAGAACAGCTGCGTGATCGCGAGGGTCGCGCCGGCGGCCTGCTTCGCCAGCAGCGCGTCGATGTGCTCGCGCGGATGCCGCGATCGGGGATGCCCGTTGGGGAACGCCGCCACCGCGATGTCGACCTTCGGGCGCGGTTCCACCTGCACAGCGCCCGGGACACCGGGGATCGTGCGTTCGCTGTAGGGCGCGCGCTCCGCCTGCACCCGGTCGATCAGCTGGACGAGCTGGGCCGAGCTCTCGAGGTCGCCGAGGAACTGCTCGCCCTCGGACGCTCCCGCCGGCGGGTCGCCACGGAGGGCGAGGAAGCTCGTGATCCCGGCATCCAGGAACTCTCGGATCAGCGCGTTCGCACCGGCGTACGTGCTCCCGACGCATGTGAGGTGGGCCAGCGGCGCCACATCGGTCTCACGGAGGATGTGGCGCAGAAGGTCGAGCGAGCGCCCGCCGGTCGATCCGCCGGCCCCGTAGGTGACCGAGATGAAGCGCGGCCGGGCCGCGGCGAGCTGCCGGATCGTCTCGTGGAGGGCGAGGTCCCCCGCTTCGGACTTGGGCGGGTAGACCTCGAACGAGAACGGCACCGGAGGGGTACTGAGGTCGATCGACATGTCGTGATTCTCGGATCGGGTACGGACGAATGGCCGGGCGGCCGCGGACGGCGCGCGCACGGGGTAACCGGCGGCGCGGTGTCATCGCGGGCGGGTGCCGGGCTCGGCTGTCGCTCCCTGCCCGGCCCCGGGATTGCTCTCGAGGACCGTCCGCGTGGGACAACCGGGCGACGATGGGTCCAAGCTAGCGGAGGCCCGTCCGCAACCCCCTCCCTGTGACCTTGTGTTTCGCCGTACCTTGGTGTCGTGACGACCTCGCTCCCGTACGGAACCTGGCCCTCCCCGCTCTCCGCCGAGGCGGTGTCGGCGGCATCGCTGCGACTCGAGGGGGCGCGATTCGTCGGCGACGAGGTGTGGTGGGGCGAGTCGGTGCCCGAGGAGGGCGGCCGCACCACGGTGCGCCGGAGAACGTCATCCGGCGAAGTCGTCGATGTCATTCCGGCGCCGTGGAGCGCACGGTCCCGGGTGCACGAGTACGGCGGCGGCGCGTGGACGACGGTCGCGGGCGACGCCCTCGTCTTCGTCGAGAAGGCCGACCAGCGCGTGTGGCGGGTGGAGCCGGGTGAGAAGCCGCGACCGCTGACCCCGATGGCGGGCGACATGCGCTTCGGCGGTCTGACGTGGCAGGGCGGACGCCTCCTCGCTGTCCGCGAGACGCATCGCGACGACGCGCCCCCGCACCGGGACATCGTCGAGATCCCCATCGACGGGGCGGGCGCGTGGGATGCCGCGACCCTCCCGTCGCTCGTCGAGGACAGCGACTTCTTCGCCCACCTCGCGCTGTCGCCTGACGGCTCTCACCTCGCCTGGATCTCGTGGAACCATCCCGACATGCCGTGGGACCGCTCAGAGCTGCGGGTCGGCCGGCTGGAGGGCGGGCTCGTCGCCGAGTGGACCACCGTCGCAGGCGGCACCACCGCCCCGCTGCAGCCCGTCTGGATCGACGACGTCGACATCCTCTACAGCGACGATCCGACAGGACGGTGGAACCTGACGCGACTCCGTCTCACCGCAGACCTGCGCCACGACGCGGTCGCGCCCGCCGACGCCGACACCGGCGGACCGCTGTGGGTGCTCGGCGATCGCTGGTTCGCGCGGCTCGACGACGGCCGGACCGCCGCGGTGCGCACCAACGGAACGGACGAGCTCGTCGTGATCGACACCGACGGCTCGGTCACCCCGGTGCCCGTGGAGCCCTTCTGGGGGCTGTCGATCCAGGATGTCCGCGGCACCCGCCTGCTGCTGAGCGGCGCCGGGGCCGACGGCACCGGCCTCTGGGCGGTCGACGTCGACGATCCGTCCGGGGCCGAGCCGGTGGTCGGCGGGATATCGCCCTGGGGTTCCGAGTGGATGCCCCGGGCACGCGCGGTGACCGTCGACGGACCGCGCGGAGCCGTTCACGCCTTCGACTATCCTCCGACGAACCCCGACGCCACCGGGCCCGACGGGGAGCTTCCGCCGTACGTCGTGTTCGTGCACGGTGGCCCGACCACCCATGTCGGAGGCGCGGCATCCGCGAAGATCGCGTACTTCACCAGCCGAGGGATCGGCGTGCTCGACGTGAACTACGGCGGGTCGAGCGGCTACGGCCGCGCGTATCGCGAACGCCTGCTCGGCCAGTGGGGCGTGGTCGACGTCGACGACGTGATCGCCGCCGCGCAGGGGCACGCCGCCGCCGGCGCCGCAGACCCCGAACGGCTCGCGGTCGCGGGCGGGTCGGCCGGCGGCTGGACGGTGCTGTGCGCGCTGACGCTGTCGGATGCCTTCGCCGCCGGCATCAGCCGCTACGGCGTGGCCGACCTCCGGCGACTCGCCGAGGACACGCACGACTTCGAGGCACGCTACCTCGACAGCATGGTCGGGCCGCTGCCCGAGGCCGAGGCGCTCTACGTCGCGCGCTCTCCGCTGTCACGGCTGGATCGGCTGCGCACGCCGCTTCTCATCGAGCAGGGTCTCGACGACCTCGTGGTGCCGCCCTCGCAGGCCGAGGCGCTGCGCGACGCCCTGGCCGCGAACGGCATTCCCCACGCGTACCTCGCGTTCGAGGGCGAGGGGCACGGGTTCCGCCGTGCCGAGACCGTGGTGCGCCAGCTCGAAGCGGAAGTGGCCTTCCTCGGACGGGTGTTCGGGTTCGAGCCGCCGGGAATCCCGACGCTCGAGCTCGACTAGGCCCCGCCGTCAGCGCGCGAACGGCGCGAGACGCGCGGCGAGGTGCTCGCCGACGCGGGCGTGCACCGCCGTGCCGCCCTCCTCGTGCGCCTGCGACAGGATCATGCCGTGCTCGTGGATGGCCGAGACGAGGTCGCCGCGGTCGTAGGGGACGAGAACGTCGACCTCGACGGCCGGAAGCGGCAGCGCCGCCTCGATCGCCGCGCGCAGCTCGTCGATGCCCTCGCCTGTGCGGGACGAGGCGAAGAGCGCCTTCGGCTCGAGACCGCGCAGCAGCAGGCGGGTGTCCTCGTCGACGAGGTCGGCCTTGTTGAAGACCACCAGCTCCGGGATGTCGCGTCCCCCGACGTCGCCGATGACATCGCGAACCGTGGCCAGCTGGGCGGCGGGGTCGGGGTGCGAGCCGTCGACCACATGGACGATGACGTCGGAGCCGCCGACCTCCTCCAGAGTGGAGCGGAACGCCTCGACGAGCTGGTGCGGCAGGTTGCGGACGAAGCCGACCGTGTCGGTCAGGGTGTAGACCCGGCCGTCGGTCGTCTCGGACCGGCGGACCGTGGCATCCAGCGTCGCGAACAGCGCGTTCTCGACCAGCACGCCCGCGCTCGTGAGGCGATTGAGCAGGCTCGACTTGCCGGCGTTCGTGTAGCCGGCGATCGCGACGGACGGGATCGTGTTGCGCTTGCGCTCGGCGCGCTTGGCGTCGCGCGCGGGCGCGAAGTCGCGGATCTGACGGCGCAGCAGGGCCATCTTCGTGCGGATGCGACGGCGGTCCAGTTCGATCTTGGTCTCACCGGGTCCGCGCGAGCCCATGCCCGCGCCGCCGGCGCCCACCTGGCCGCCGGCCTGGCGGCTCATCGAGTCGCCCCAGCCGCGCAGGCGCGGGAGGAGGTATTCGAGCTGGGCGAGCTCGACCTGGGCTTTGCCCTCGCGGCTCTTGGCGTGCTGGCTGAAGATGTCGAGGATCACGGTCGTGCGGTCGATCACCTTGACCTTCACGACGTCTTCGAGCGCACGGCGCTGACTGGGTGCGAGCTCGGTGTCGGCGATCACGGTGTCGGCGCCGACCGCCGCGACGATGTCCTTCAGCTCCTGCGCCTTGCCCCGGCCGACGTACGTCGCGGCATCGGGGTGGGGCCGTCGCTGCAGCA from Microbacterium sulfonylureivorans includes these protein-coding regions:
- a CDS encoding methylenetetrahydrofolate reductase; this translates as MSIDLSTPPVPFSFEVYPPKSEAGDLALHETIRQLAAARPRFISVTYGAGGSTGGRSLDLLRHILRETDVAPLAHLTCVGSTYAGANALIREFLDAGITSFLALRGDPPAGASEGEQFLGDLESSAQLVQLIDRVQAERAPYSERTIPGVPGAVQVEPRPKVDIAVAAFPNGHPRSRHPREHIDALLAKQAAGATLAITQLFFHADDYLAFVQRSREAGVSIPILPGIMPITSPSRLRRVLELSGEELPAELAIALEVEPTPEGQRALGIEYAAELARDVVAGGAPGVHLYAFNSHETVLAVLRDAGILTHPLEKEAAR
- a CDS encoding S9 family peptidase, whose translation is MTTSLPYGTWPSPLSAEAVSAASLRLEGARFVGDEVWWGESVPEEGGRTTVRRRTSSGEVVDVIPAPWSARSRVHEYGGGAWTTVAGDALVFVEKADQRVWRVEPGEKPRPLTPMAGDMRFGGLTWQGGRLLAVRETHRDDAPPHRDIVEIPIDGAGAWDAATLPSLVEDSDFFAHLALSPDGSHLAWISWNHPDMPWDRSELRVGRLEGGLVAEWTTVAGGTTAPLQPVWIDDVDILYSDDPTGRWNLTRLRLTADLRHDAVAPADADTGGPLWVLGDRWFARLDDGRTAAVRTNGTDELVVIDTDGSVTPVPVEPFWGLSIQDVRGTRLLLSGAGADGTGLWAVDVDDPSGAEPVVGGISPWGSEWMPRARAVTVDGPRGAVHAFDYPPTNPDATGPDGELPPYVVFVHGGPTTHVGGAASAKIAYFTSRGIGVLDVNYGGSSGYGRAYRERLLGQWGVVDVDDVIAAAQGHAAAGAADPERLAVAGGSAGGWTVLCALTLSDAFAAGISRYGVADLRRLAEDTHDFEARYLDSMVGPLPEAEALYVARSPLSRLDRLRTPLLIEQGLDDLVVPPSQAEALRDALAANGIPHAYLAFEGEGHGFRRAETVVRQLEAEVAFLGRVFGFEPPGIPTLELD
- the hflX gene encoding GTPase HflX; this translates as MTDTTTPQSTDETPVDQVDPVDRVLARAEARSGVRVFGAAQALQDDATIGRAETDGDQWDREERAALRRVPGLSTELEDVTEVEYRQLRLENVVLVGVHPQGAQEDAENSLRELAALAETAGAVVLDGVLQRRPHPDAATYVGRGKAQELKDIVAAVGADTVIADTELAPSQRRALEDVVKVKVIDRTTVILDIFSQHAKSREGKAQVELAQLEYLLPRLRGWGDSMSRQAGGQVGAGGAGMGSRGPGETKIELDRRRIRTKMALLRRQIRDFAPARDAKRAERKRNTIPSVAIAGYTNAGKSSLLNRLTSAGVLVENALFATLDATVRRSETTDGRVYTLTDTVGFVRNLPHQLVEAFRSTLEEVGGSDVIVHVVDGSHPDPAAQLATVRDVIGDVGGRDIPELVVFNKADLVDEDTRLLLRGLEPKALFASSRTGEGIDELRAAIEAALPLPAVEVDVLVPYDRGDLVSAIHEHGMILSQAHEEGGTAVHARVGEHLAARLAPFAR